A single region of the Phycisphaerae bacterium RAS1 genome encodes:
- the lcfB_1 gene encoding Long-chain-fatty-acid--CoA ligase, translated as MHFFLDRFEATVRSRREAPAACDQSLVTTFESFRALACGVGGVLLNTIDAGSRGESEPRASASGAPSTAPLRSRLGKTIAGGADGERHIGILLPTSAAAAVSIFGCWYAGLTPVPLNFMLPPDELKRIVADAGITLIVTIERFAPLAEAAGATPLVLSGKTTLIPGELAAPPADKDQTAVILYTSGTSGDPKGVCLSFDNLVSNALACIEHAGITPDQSFLSVLPQFHSFGFTAMTVTPLLLGATVHYLPRFTPAAILDTVSEKHISVFMGVASMYGVLLGMSAAEPAMFASLRLAVSGGEPLPDSIADGFEQRFGVRIMQGYGLTETSPVATLNTPAANRHGSVGRPLPGVRVWAADEAGRDRPAGQEGELIVAGHCVMKGYHNKPETTAAALLGDGSQDRALRTGDIGRVDADGYVFITGRAKEMMIVAGENVFPGEIERVLATHPAVAEAAVIGVRSERHGERPVAFVVLREAAAVDAAALQTYCRERLAGYKVPREVYFAADFPRAATGKIMKRLLRPPG; from the coding sequence ATGCACTTCTTTCTCGACCGATTCGAAGCCACCGTCCGATCGCGGCGCGAGGCGCCCGCCGCGTGCGATCAGAGCCTCGTTACGACGTTCGAGTCGTTCCGGGCGCTGGCTTGCGGCGTCGGCGGCGTCTTGCTCAATACGATCGATGCCGGATCGCGGGGCGAATCCGAGCCACGCGCTTCAGCAAGCGGAGCTCCAAGCACCGCTCCCTTACGGTCGCGGCTCGGAAAGACAATCGCCGGCGGCGCCGACGGCGAGCGGCACATCGGCATCCTCCTCCCCACCTCCGCCGCCGCGGCGGTCAGCATTTTTGGTTGCTGGTACGCCGGGCTGACGCCTGTTCCGCTGAACTTCATGCTCCCGCCGGACGAGTTGAAGCGGATCGTCGCCGACGCCGGAATCACGCTGATTGTCACGATCGAGCGCTTCGCCCCGCTGGCCGAGGCTGCGGGGGCGACGCCGCTAGTTCTGTCGGGCAAAACGACGCTCATTCCCGGCGAGCTGGCCGCGCCGCCGGCAGACAAGGACCAGACCGCCGTCATCCTCTACACGTCCGGCACGTCCGGCGATCCGAAGGGCGTCTGCCTCTCGTTCGACAATCTCGTGAGCAATGCGCTGGCCTGCATCGAGCACGCCGGCATCACGCCCGATCAGAGCTTTCTAAGCGTCCTGCCGCAGTTTCACAGCTTCGGCTTCACCGCCATGACCGTCACGCCGCTGCTTCTTGGCGCGACCGTTCACTATCTGCCGCGCTTCACTCCGGCCGCGATTCTCGACACAGTCAGCGAAAAGCACATCAGCGTCTTCATGGGCGTCGCCAGCATGTATGGCGTGCTGCTGGGCATGAGCGCGGCGGAGCCGGCGATGTTCGCGTCGCTGCGCCTGGCGGTGAGCGGCGGCGAGCCGTTGCCGGACAGCATCGCGGACGGATTCGAGCAGCGTTTCGGCGTGCGGATCATGCAGGGCTACGGCCTGACCGAAACGTCGCCGGTTGCGACGCTGAACACACCGGCGGCGAATCGGCACGGCTCTGTGGGCCGCCCGTTGCCGGGCGTGCGCGTCTGGGCTGCGGACGAGGCCGGGCGCGACCGTCCCGCGGGCCAGGAGGGCGAGTTGATCGTCGCGGGGCATTGCGTGATGAAGGGCTATCACAACAAACCTGAAACGACGGCGGCGGCGCTGCTGGGCGACGGGTCGCAGGACCGCGCGCTGCGAACCGGCGACATCGGCCGCGTCGATGCCGATGGGTACGTGTTCATCACCGGCCGGGCGAAAGAGATGATGATCGTCGCCGGCGAGAACGTCTTCCCCGGCGAGATCGAGCGCGTGCTCGCGACGCACCCCGCGGTCGCAGAGGCGGCGGTGATCGGCGTGCGAAGCGAGCGGCACGGCGAGCGGCCGGTCGCGTTCGTGGTGCTGCGCGAAGCGGCGGCGGTCGACGCCGCCGCGCTCCAGACATACTGTCGCGAGCGGCTGGCGGGGTACAAGGTCCCGCGTGAGGTCTACTTCGCCGCCGATTTCCCGCGGGCCGCGACGGGTAAGATCATGAAGCGGCTCCTGAGACCGCCGGGATAG